A genomic region of Elephas maximus indicus isolate mEleMax1 chromosome 10, mEleMax1 primary haplotype, whole genome shotgun sequence contains the following coding sequences:
- the LOC126084601 gene encoding olfactory receptor 4F6-like: MSITNYSMVSEFVFLGLSDSRPMQHFILSWSTISYISIVLGNLLVVFTVTFDSHLHSPMYFLLANLSFMDLCFSTLTVPKMLSGLYSGKNIISFQGCVIQIFILHVLGASEMMLLIAMALDRYVAICKPLNYLTIMSPRMCIWLLVSAWVIGIIHSGFQLAFVAHLHFCGPNEIDSFYCDLPWFIKLACGDTYKLEFIVTANSGIVSMGTFFLLIFSYMFILVTVWKRSSSGLSKAFSTLSAHITVVVLFFGPCIVVYMWPCPTVPVDKFLAILDFLITPLLNPAIYTLRNKDMKMAVKKLSSQFLNLITI; encoded by the coding sequence ATGAGTATAACAAATTATTCTATGGTGTCTGAATTTGTGTTCCTGGGACTTTCTGACTCTAGGCCAATgcagcattttattctttccTGGTCTACCATTTCATACATATCAATTGTGCTCGGAAACCTCCTGGTTGTGTTTACAGTGACTTTTGACTCCCATTTACATTCCCCAATGTACTTCCTGTTAGCCAACTTGTCCTTTATGGATTTGTGTTTTTCTACTCTAACAGTTCCTAAGATGCTTTCTGGTCTGTACTCTGGGAAAAACATCATATCATTTCAAGGGTGTGTCATCCAGATTTTTATACTTCATGTCCTGGGTGCATCTGAGATGATGCTGCTCATAGCCATGGCCTTGGATCGATATGTAGCCATATGTAAGCCCCTCAACTACCTGACCATCATGAGCCCACGGATGTGCATTTGGCTTCTGGTTAGTGCTTGGGTTATTGGTATCATTCATTCAGGGTTCCAGCTAGCATTTGTTGCCCATTTGCATTTTTGTGGCCctaatgagatagacagcttttACTGTGATCTACCTTGGTTTATCAAACTTGCCTGTGGAGACACCTACAAACTGGAGTTCATAGTTACTGCCAACAGTGGGATCGTTTCCATGGGAACCTTCTTCTTATTGATTTTCTCCTACATGTTCATTCTAGTCACTGTATGGAAACGCTCTTCAAGCGGTCTATCCAAGGCCTTCTCTACATTGTCAGCTCACATCACTGTGGTGGTTTTGTTCTTTGGACCATGCATCGTTGTCTATATGTGGCCATGTCCCACAGTGCCAGTGGATAAATTTCTTGCTATTTTGGACTTTTTGATTACACCTCTTTTGAATCCCGCCATCTACACATTGAGGAACAAGGACATGAAGATGGCAGTGAAGAAACTGAGTAGTCAATTCCTGAATTTGATAACAATCTAA